TATGAAGATATGTATGATGCCGAAGACCAAGTGCGTCAATTATACTTGGGTAAAAAATGGGTAAAAAAGACTTTTGGAGGGTATGACTCTAAAGTTTATTGGAATGTAGATGTACCAGGAAAATCTTTACAAACACCGCAAATACTTAAAAAAGCGGGTGTAGATTATATGATTATCAGTAGACACGCTAAGGGTATGTTTCATTGGAAAAGCCCTGATGGAAGTTCCGTATTTACCTATTCACCTGGCCACTATGGAAATGATCTACTTTATCTTTCAAGAGACCTTAACAATAAAATGAAATACGGGGCAGAACAAATTTTATATTGGGAAAATAATTTTGAAGGTGGTGAAATTCACACCCCCTTACTATCAAGTCAAGATATGCTTCCAGCCATTGATTACTCAGAATTTATAGAGACTTGGAACACCTTCGATTCATTGAAAGATGATAAAGGGGTAGAAAAAAGTGTTTATCTACCTAAAATGGAGCTTATGACAGTTGATGAGTTTATGCCCTTGGCAGAGAAAAATGCAACCAAAATAGACACTATCATGGGAGAACGTCCCAATGTTTGGGTTTATATTCATGGTCCGGGTCATCATGATGCTCTTACTGCAAGTAGAGAAGCTTCAAAATTACTACCTGCTGCAGAAAAATTTCTTTCAATAGCTAATATTTTGGACCCAAAAAAGATGCAATACCCTTATGAAGAGTTTGATGAAGCCTGGCAATCTAAGATCTATCCTGACCACGGTTGGGGAGGACATGATGGTGATATTACTGATAACTTATTTAAAGAAAATTTAGTGAAATCGAGAGTTATGGGTCAAAATCTTTTAGATAAAGGGATAGACTATATTTCAAGTAGAATTAAGAAGAATGAAAAAATTGGCATCCCGATAGTGCTCTTTAATAGTCTTTCATGGAAAAGAACCGACCCTGTAACAACATCTGTTCAATTCGCTAAGGGAGATATGACAAATGTAAGTGTACGTACTTCCAATAAAAAGAAAATTTCTACACAAACTAGTAATAAAGTGTATTATGATGATGGAAGTTTAAAAAGTGCGGATATTACTTTTATCGCCGAAAATATCCCTTCTATTGGCTATACAACGTATTATATCACCAATGATAAAAAGACCTCTTCAATAAAGCCTAAAAACACGAGTACTTTTTCCTATGAAAACCCTTTTTACAAAATAGATTTTGGAAAAGGAGGTATAAATCAAGTTTATGATAAGGAATTTAATAAAGAACTTTTTGTGACTGATAACTTCAAAGTGGGAGATGTTTTCACCATGCAATCTGTGGGTAATGGTGCAGGAGAATTTGGCGATATTCAGCAACCGAGTATGGAAAATTTTGACAAAGTGAGTCAGCACAATCCGGAATGGAAAATTTTGGAAGATGGCCCTGTTTACACAAAATATAGATTAGAACAACAAATCTTACATTCCATAGTGAGACAAGATGTTACCTTATACCATAATTTGAAGCGAATTTATTTTGATACGAGTCTACGAAATTGGTCAGGAGAATTATACCGCGAGTTTAGAACGGCCTTCCCCATTAATATGAACAACGCTGAAATTGCCCATGAAGTTCCTTTTGGAAGTGTTAGAGTGGGCAAGGATGAAATAAAGTCAGCAGGCGAACGCTACACACCATTAGGTAAAGACGTTCACCCTCGAGCAATTATAGATTGGATTTCATCTACAGATGATGATATCTCAATTACATTGAGTTCTTCAGTTGCAGCAGCTGATTGGATAGATCCAACCGAAAATAGTGCTGGAAAAGCCGTTTTACAGAACCTATTGTTGGCCAGTAGAACATCATGCCATTGGGAAGGGAACGAATACTCACAAGCAGGCAATCATGATTTTCATAATGTCTTAACATCAAATAAGGCAGGAAGTATTCAAGGTCAAAAAATTGCCAAACAAAAAAATGAGCCTTTGTATGTGGTCGTACATCCAAATACTTCCAAAAAATCGTTTTTGCCCGAATCATTGAGCTTCTTCTCTATAGATACCGACAATGTTATGATAACAACCATTAAAAAGGCGGAAGATTCTGAAGAAACAATTGCTCGTATGTACAATGTAAAGGGCGGTAATGAAAAGGTGAACGTTTCATCTTATTTCGACATCAATTTCTACAAACACACTAATATTATTGAGGAGAATCCTACACCTATAGCTCCTGAATTAAAAATAGGTAAATATGCCATTGAAACCTTTAGTTTAAATATTAATGACTTTTAAATTATGAAGAAGAGAATCTTTTTTTACACATTCGTTGCAGCTCTAGGGGGCTTGTTATTTGGATATGATACCGCAGTAATAAATGGGGCTCTTCCATTTTTTACGGATTATTTTCAATTAACAAACTCAATGCAAGGATGGGCTGTAAGTTCTGCATTAATAGGTTGTATCGTTGGAGCTTTTTTTATTGGTCGCTTAGGTGATAAATATGGAAGACGAAGTATGCTAAGGGTTATGGCTTTATTCTTTCTAATTTCGGCAATTGGATCAGGTTTAGCAGATAGTTTAACAATATTTGTTGTCTATAGATTTTTAGGAGGTATGGCTATTGGTGGTGCATCGGTACTTTCACCAATGTACATTACTGAAATTGCACCACCAAAATATAGAGGAAGGCTTACAATTACATTTCAACTTTCAATAGTTTTAGGGATTTTAGTAGCATTTTACGCAGATTATTTATTGTTAGATATAGGTGAAAATAACTGGCGTTGGATGTTTGCTTCCGAAGCGATACCAGCATTTTTGTTTTTCGGGTTACTATTTTTTGTTGGTAGAAGCCCACGTTGGTTAATTGCAAAAGGAAAATTGGCAGAGGCAAGAGAAGTTATTATAAGTGTAAATAATGTTGCTGATGTAGAAAGTACTTTTACAGAAATAAAAGAATCTATTAATACGGATGAAGTTGAAAGCGGTAAAATATTACTTCAAAAACCCTATTTTAAATTGGTAATTATTGGGATTCTTATTGGGATGTTCAACCAATTTACAGGAATTAATATTGTAATGTATTATGCTACAGATATTTTTAGAACTGCAGGTTTCTCTACGGAATCAGCTATTGGTCAAACTGTTTTAATTGGGATTACAAACTTAGTATTTACCTTAATTGCAATGCAATTAATAGATAAAATAGGACGAAAAATCTTACTACTTATTGGCTCTATTGGAATGGCATTATTTTTAGGAATCTTTTCATTTTTCTTCTTAACTGGAACTATGAATTTTGTCCTAGTAATTTGTTTAATCGGTTTTGTTGCATTTTTTGCAGCTTCTCAAGGTGCTGTAATTTGGGTGTTATTTTCTGAGATGTTTCCAAATAATATTAGATCAAGAGGGGTTGCAATAGGTACATTTTCACATTGGTTTTTTAACGGGTTAACATCGTTTTTGTTTCCAATTGTAGCTGGTGCCTTTACAAATGGAATGGGAACAGGTTACATTTTTGCATTTTATGCTTTAGCAACATTAACAAGTTATTTCTTTTATAAAAAATATCTTATTGAAACGAAAGGAAAATCATTAGAGCAGATAGAAAAAGAATTGTTTAAAAATGAAACTAAATAATTTAACATAATGAGTTTAATAGAATCTTATTCAGTAAAAGAAGCTGGTTTTAATCCCTTTTTAATTAGAGAAGGGTGGCAGATTGCTCAACTCAACTTTTTTGAAGAACAGCATATAAATAATATAAATAAAATGGAAGTTCATCATGATACAGATGAGGTTTTTATTTTATTGGAAGGAAAAGCAGTTTTAATTTCAGGTGCAATTAAAGATAATGTTATAAAATTTTCAGCAGATATAGTGAAACCTTATGTTGTGTATAATGTGCCTAAAAATGTATGGCATAATATAGCCATGGAAGAAGGATGTAAATTACTAATTGTAGAAAAATCTGGTACACATATTAATGATGTTGAGTATATGCCATTAAATATTGCACAGATAAATGATTTAAAAATTGAAGCTAAAAAATATTAAAAGAGAACTTATGGGATTGTGGAATAACGATAAGGAATTATTTGAAATTGCCAAAAAAGAATTGTTTACGGCTTTAGTGGGCGATGTACTTGATAAAATGGGATACTTACATCAGTTTCTTTCCCCAAATATAAAACCGTTAAGAAAAGACATGGTTATTATTGGACGGGCAATGACAGTACTTGAAGCTGATGTTTTTTCAGAATCAGCTAATCAAACCAATAATCCAATGATGAAAAAACCATTCGGAATTATGTTTGAAGCTCTAGATAGTTTAAAGGAAAACGAAGTCTACATATGCTCCGGATCATCTCCTAGATATGCCTTATGG
The nucleotide sequence above comes from Aureibaculum algae. Encoded proteins:
- a CDS encoding glycoside hydrolase family 38 N-terminal domain-containing protein → MKQQNNYPAIKIIITITLSFFLFTNAYADLGEPIPKKPSSNSFHEGNGNGHIQELNTNYNLYKIIKNDIEGYKKMLSGSEFYLYPSIREDINVSMIARATTGKMGFEFLTGEVPKNYTSDNVTFLMLSDIDLTLKESFDIYLNDKHLLTFNSNEDGTLTVTDNPGNGNAEYGLMKRDGNGDGVGIFRLTVPTPSIKKGKSAKVKIVGHKKNSNCWLMIFKATDVVERIKKSVFNEAAFVLKEKNGTLYIDAPTHFSGKKVHVISDGNKSKIKAFKAQGELSKVSFAINPPKNSFSIIYDGNIIDLKFDKDDGTISNTDIEGKYLYHNIANYNNGWFASLTKLYKPEFFETYNDFFDKKYEKGLVSIMNSSHQDIAWVDRPEVCIILRDTLLIKPILKDAFTRDDYGFDIEDGLMLREYIERHPESVERLTTLLNKKLISVGATYNCPYEDMYDAEDQVRQLYLGKKWVKKTFGGYDSKVYWNVDVPGKSLQTPQILKKAGVDYMIISRHAKGMFHWKSPDGSSVFTYSPGHYGNDLLYLSRDLNNKMKYGAEQILYWENNFEGGEIHTPLLSSQDMLPAIDYSEFIETWNTFDSLKDDKGVEKSVYLPKMELMTVDEFMPLAEKNATKIDTIMGERPNVWVYIHGPGHHDALTASREASKLLPAAEKFLSIANILDPKKMQYPYEEFDEAWQSKIYPDHGWGGHDGDITDNLFKENLVKSRVMGQNLLDKGIDYISSRIKKNEKIGIPIVLFNSLSWKRTDPVTTSVQFAKGDMTNVSVRTSNKKKISTQTSNKVYYDDGSLKSADITFIAENIPSIGYTTYYITNDKKTSSIKPKNTSTFSYENPFYKIDFGKGGINQVYDKEFNKELFVTDNFKVGDVFTMQSVGNGAGEFGDIQQPSMENFDKVSQHNPEWKILEDGPVYTKYRLEQQILHSIVRQDVTLYHNLKRIYFDTSLRNWSGELYREFRTAFPINMNNAEIAHEVPFGSVRVGKDEIKSAGERYTPLGKDVHPRAIIDWISSTDDDISITLSSSVAAADWIDPTENSAGKAVLQNLLLASRTSCHWEGNEYSQAGNHDFHNVLTSNKAGSIQGQKIAKQKNEPLYVVVHPNTSKKSFLPESLSFFSIDTDNVMITTIKKAEDSEETIARMYNVKGGNEKVNVSSYFDINFYKHTNIIEENPTPIAPELKIGKYAIETFSLNINDF
- a CDS encoding sugar porter family MFS transporter, coding for MKKRIFFYTFVAALGGLLFGYDTAVINGALPFFTDYFQLTNSMQGWAVSSALIGCIVGAFFIGRLGDKYGRRSMLRVMALFFLISAIGSGLADSLTIFVVYRFLGGMAIGGASVLSPMYITEIAPPKYRGRLTITFQLSIVLGILVAFYADYLLLDIGENNWRWMFASEAIPAFLFFGLLFFVGRSPRWLIAKGKLAEAREVIISVNNVADVESTFTEIKESINTDEVESGKILLQKPYFKLVIIGILIGMFNQFTGINIVMYYATDIFRTAGFSTESAIGQTVLIGITNLVFTLIAMQLIDKIGRKILLLIGSIGMALFLGIFSFFFLTGTMNFVLVICLIGFVAFFAASQGAVIWVLFSEMFPNNIRSRGVAIGTFSHWFFNGLTSFLFPIVAGAFTNGMGTGYIFAFYALATLTSYFFYKKYLIETKGKSLEQIEKELFKNETK
- a CDS encoding cupin domain-containing protein gives rise to the protein MSLIESYSVKEAGFNPFLIREGWQIAQLNFFEEQHINNINKMEVHHDTDEVFILLEGKAVLISGAIKDNVIKFSADIVKPYVVYNVPKNVWHNIAMEEGCKLLIVEKSGTHINDVEYMPLNIAQINDLKIEAKKY